The stretch of DNA TCAAAGTAAAATTTGAAgcaaataatgtttgaaaaatataatactGAAAATTGGGTGcgttttattaatagaatttttaattctttataatattttataataaaatcagaatttttataaaaataatttactataaaacattgaaattaaaatagttttgtaACTAGAAAATGTAATAATTACCAAACAActtcatctttatttttaaaactcttATTTTTAACTTTAGTTTAAAAGTAACGTTTAtgaataaatttcttttttggCCAAACATATCCTGTTATCATATTCTTATCATTATGTCATATTCTTATATTTAAGAccgaaaaaatattttattatgtttttattaaatcatgATCATCAAACAAATCTTATGCATTTGGTGTCATTGTTGCAATAATGCCCTCATGCACTCCTCTCTTTTTGTGGTAAAATTCATTTCAATCTCCGATATATGTTTCAGTTGGCTCCTCACTCAAATGTCTTACATAGACCTATTTCTTCTCCAAATGAAGGAAgagataaagagaaaaaaaaattgaagagagAAAACTTCAAAATCATCCAACTCATGCTAGAAACGGATAGCATCATTTTAACGGTGACAATATGTATAACTTCTCAATATAAAAGGTATGAATGtgaacaataaaattaataaacaaagtaactaaaatatttcaacttcactttttttttactcaacttCAACATTACTTCATCGGTATAGATTTTCATCAAATTGTCGCATAATAACTTTCACCAATGATAGTAAAAAAAGTTTATGTTCTTGTTCTTGTATTTCGAACTTGTAAGCACGGCCCTATTCCAAAGTTTCGAGTCGCACATTACTTGATTTTGTATCATTtagatgaaaaaaattaaaagcacAAACCAAACTACTATATTAAGCATACAATCGGTCAAAAAAATTCTACATCATCTTAGTAAATGAATCAAGAAATATCCACTAATTTAAGATCTCATAATGATTGTAAATTGGTGACATCAACTAGTATCCTGAACCTATTTTCATTTCCTCTAACTCTAAGCATTCTTTTCTTTTACAACTATATATCAATTTCATCAAAGGAAAAGAATGAAAAACAAATGAAGAAAAACCATCAAAGTCATGTATCTATCAAACTAGTTGAAGCATACTCAACTCTATTTGATTTGCAATCACCTATAAATTTGGTGCTGGAATACCTTAATTATATGATCCCTGTTTACGCACTAGTTTCGAGAGAATGATTGAGTGGAACAATGAACAATCTAATGTATTCAGCACCTCATGGCTCATGTCCGGACATAGACTTTGAGGATTTAAGACTTTGTGCTTATTCTCCGAAACCGTAATACGATCGGATTCTCCAAGAGAGAGACATCAATGTTATTCCAAATCTCCGATTTAACTGGAAGTTGGGCAATTTTttcaacaattttcaaatcttCGGATAAAACATAGCCAAATACAGTGTGTGCATTTCTCCATTCCTCATGATTAACGAGGCTGATGAAAAACTCTGGACCAGAATCAACCCATCCCACATATCCTCTTTTTATGGCAGGACAATGTTCTTTTGGAATATCCTTGAATATAGACCCATGAGATTCCAATGTTCCTTGAATTAATGCAAAAGGAGGGCCAAATGGAGCCTACATcatcattcaaattcaaaactaCATGTGAGCATCATTAAGTGAATATTTGGAggtaatttataaacaaaacaaatataagaACTAGGTAACAAGAACCAATGTTTCTCTCCGTCCATAAACATACTTTAACAATTTCCAAGAAGTATACTCACATGAAGAACCTTACCTTTTTTATGTGGTTTCCTTGTGCATCCCAAAAATTTCCTCTGCTTTCGGCACGATAAATCTGGCAACCAACACAATGAGACAATGCCAACAGATCAAGAATGTAGGCAACTGATTGTGGAGCACAATCGGGCAAAAGCTGTAGAAATGAAAGTTCATAAAATGTTAAGGAATATGACAAAATGCAATAAATATTCAACATGTTGAATAGTAAATAACATGGTAAAGTGTGAAATGAGCATCATAGACTAACAATATAGTGAACATGTAGAGAAATACTTACTTTTATACGAAGAATTCCGTAGTCAGTTTCCAAACCAACGACTCCCTAAAAGTACAAATGTATAATGAAAAGATAAATAGATAGCTCAAATAGTTAGAGAAACAAAAGTACATATGTAACAACCACATAACTTAAAATAAGAGCACGGAACAAAAGTATATTGAACATATACTTTGAGTGTTTTATCATGAATATAAAGATGAGATAAATCTTTAAAACCACaaattcagcaaaaaaaattaaaattcattatatCATATTCACTTCTTAGAGTAAAGTGATTCTAACATAAATCTAGATTCTCAAAACATTATTGGAATAAATGGTAGTGAATGCAAAACTATAGCCTTCCTAGTTTTACAGTAAAAGTTTCTGTCTTCTATAAAAATCCATTCTAAAATTcagttattttgttttagttcaATAATTTGAGTTTATTGTAGTGTAAATCCATACAAAATAATTTGGCTTAGATACATATATCAAATAGGTATGCTCGGTACATGTTAGTGAGAGAAGTAACTACAATAACACAATATTCATACCTCTTCTTTGTGAAAGACAAATCCAGAAGTCCACATAACATGATCTCCTGAGTCTCGTCGATCAGGGTTTAACGCATCTCTTTGTCTTTTCAACCAACACTGAAATGAAAAAGGTAATGGTATAACACTacataaaatgaatattaaattttatacctAAGAAATGAGAATTTTTAATCCTTAGACAATTATACATTTGAAACAATAATAAACTACATAAGCTAAAAGagcatatataaatatatatatataaacgaTAGTGCCAAATCGAGTTCCTAAAAGAATATACATAATCATAACTCATTTTAGTAGAATTTAATTAAAGCAAAAAGACATT from Cicer arietinum cultivar CDC Frontier isolate Library 1 chromosome 3, Cicar.CDCFrontier_v2.0, whole genome shotgun sequence encodes:
- the LOC101501458 gene encoding uncharacterized protein, which codes for MVRRQNDSDFGRLTLLVLFLIGTISCSMVYLYLTVVFRSNTASISSMQEGLDETVDFDDWLSGKEEEEEERGRCCRGIEHLELWGDAVKWGSEFRINSSEDCCMACKNMCRGDGGPCLCNSWVFCGDKDACGSRFGECWLKRQRDALNPDRRDSGDHVMWTSGFVFHKEEGVVGLETDYGILRIKLLPDCAPQSVAYILDLLALSHCVGCQIYRAESRGNFWDAQGNHIKKAPFGPPFALIQGTLESHGSIFKDIPKEHCPAIKRGYVGWVDSGPEFFISLVNHEEWRNAHTVFGYVLSEDLKIVEKIAQLPVKSEIWNNIDVSLLENPIVLRFRRISTKS